One window of the Amycolatopsis mediterranei genome contains the following:
- a CDS encoding ABC transporter permease, with protein MRTLSGRRAVWLVMKRELNTRLRTRSFVVGTGVLLVLLLGYVLFQTSLAGSSDKSTVGLTGQAIGIARQLQTEAALSGREISTVVVTDAADGRKKVEDGDIDALVSGSAAQLTATYKSSLDTELRRVLDQVAQQQVLDGVLSSAQLEPAEVMARVNGTHVRDDALSPQPADQTQRLVVGLVVAFLLYMSIITYGMMVAQGVVEEKSSRVVEILLASVRPWQLLLGKVIGLGLVGLTQLVILAVVGLGAAAATGVFTLSGFATGAVLWGLLWYLLGFLLYATIYGALGSLVSRQEDTQSVVGPLNIILVVGFIAGFNLLVQNPAGSATKIVSLIPLLSPILMPARISTGAAAGWEIGLSLALTIALVAVLTWVGGKIYGNSVLRIGSRIKLSEALRG; from the coding sequence ATGAGGACGTTGAGTGGCCGCCGCGCCGTCTGGCTCGTGATGAAGCGCGAGCTGAACACCCGGCTGCGCACGAGGTCGTTCGTCGTCGGCACCGGCGTCCTGCTGGTGCTGCTGCTGGGGTACGTCCTGTTCCAGACGTCGCTGGCCGGTTCGTCGGACAAGAGCACCGTCGGGCTGACCGGCCAGGCGATCGGGATCGCCCGCCAGCTGCAGACCGAAGCGGCGCTTTCCGGGCGCGAGATCAGCACGGTCGTCGTCACCGACGCGGCGGACGGCCGGAAGAAGGTCGAAGACGGCGACATCGACGCGCTCGTCTCGGGCAGCGCGGCGCAGCTGACCGCCACCTACAAGTCCTCTTTGGACACCGAGCTGCGCCGGGTGCTCGACCAGGTCGCCCAGCAGCAGGTGCTCGACGGCGTGCTGTCGTCCGCGCAGCTGGAACCGGCCGAGGTGATGGCCAGGGTCAACGGCACGCACGTCCGGGACGACGCCCTCTCGCCGCAGCCGGCCGACCAGACGCAGCGGCTGGTCGTCGGGCTGGTCGTGGCGTTCCTGCTGTACATGAGCATCATCACCTACGGGATGATGGTCGCCCAGGGCGTCGTCGAGGAGAAGTCGAGCCGGGTCGTGGAGATCCTGCTCGCCAGCGTGCGGCCGTGGCAGCTGTTGCTGGGCAAGGTGATCGGGCTCGGCCTGGTCGGCCTGACCCAGCTGGTCATCCTCGCGGTGGTCGGGCTGGGCGCCGCCGCGGCGACCGGCGTGTTCACCCTGTCCGGCTTCGCGACGGGCGCGGTGCTGTGGGGCCTGCTCTGGTACCTGCTGGGCTTCCTGTTGTACGCCACCATCTACGGCGCGCTGGGGTCGCTGGTCTCGCGGCAGGAGGACACCCAGTCGGTGGTCGGGCCGCTCAACATCATCCTGGTCGTCGGGTTCATCGCCGGCTTCAACCTGCTGGTCCAGAACCCGGCGGGCTCGGCGACGAAGATCGTCTCGCTGATCCCCCTGCTGTCGCCGATCCTGATGCCGGCCCGCATCTCGACGGGCGCGGCGGCGGGCTGGGAGATCGGGCTGTCGCTGGCACTGACCATCGCGCTCGTCGCCGTGCTGACCTGGGTCGGCGGGAAGATCTACGGCAACAGCGTGCTGCGGATCGGCAGCCGCATCAAGCTGTCGGAAGCATTGCGTGGCTGA
- a CDS encoding helix-turn-helix transcriptional regulator encodes MSPVRRGKELPIYNRLPVLRAERGMTRATLAGAVDVNPQTIGALERGDHYPSLDLAFRICAVFDLPVEAVFSREPFTPLSTQVYREGGA; translated from the coding sequence ATGAGTCCGGTCAGACGCGGCAAAGAGCTGCCGATCTACAACCGGCTTCCCGTGCTGCGGGCGGAGCGGGGGATGACCCGAGCCACGCTGGCCGGTGCCGTCGATGTCAACCCGCAGACCATCGGCGCGCTCGAGCGGGGTGACCACTATCCGAGCCTGGATCTGGCGTTCCGGATCTGCGCGGTGTTCGACCTGCCCGTCGAGGCGGTCTTCAGCCGCGAGCCGTTCACGCCGCTGTCCACCCAGGTCTACCGCGAGGGGGGAGCATGA
- a CDS encoding cryptochrome/photolyase family protein, which produces MTREAPVVLWFRRDLRLGDHAALLEASRHSKHVLALYVLDEALLKPGGAPREAFLYGCLEKLNEQLGGRLMLVRGEPAAEVVKAAKKIGAAAVHVSADTGPYGRRRDASVAKALAEHNIEWVETGSSYAVTPGRVTKPDGSPYRVFTPFFRAWTARGWHSPADTGPSLVDWVEPPRSLKIPKAPAVSATLPEPGEQAALDVWHEFLDDGIETYDEDRDRPDREGTTRLSPYLRWGCIHPRTILADLAGDDRVGAKSLRSEICWREFHADVLWHRPETARENYDHRFDGMKYDDDREAFERWCAGRTGYPIVDAGMRQLLAEGWMHNRVRMVVASFLVKDLHLPWWLGARHFMKHLVDGDLASNQLNWQWVAGCGTDAAPYFRIFNPTTQGEKFDPAGDYVRKYVPELRSVPGKAVHQLKDRPEGYPEPMVDHAHERQVSLERYGKITS; this is translated from the coding sequence GTGACTCGAGAAGCGCCGGTCGTCCTGTGGTTCCGCCGTGACCTGCGGCTCGGCGACCACGCCGCGCTGCTGGAGGCGTCGCGCCACAGCAAGCACGTGCTCGCGCTGTACGTCCTCGACGAAGCACTGCTGAAGCCTGGTGGCGCGCCGCGGGAAGCGTTCCTCTACGGCTGCCTGGAGAAGCTGAACGAGCAGCTCGGCGGCCGGCTGATGCTGGTCCGCGGCGAACCGGCGGCCGAAGTCGTGAAGGCGGCGAAGAAGATCGGTGCGGCCGCGGTGCACGTCAGCGCCGACACCGGGCCCTACGGTCGCCGCCGGGACGCTTCGGTGGCGAAAGCGTTGGCGGAGCACAACATCGAGTGGGTCGAGACGGGCTCGTCGTATGCCGTGACGCCGGGCCGCGTCACCAAGCCGGACGGCAGCCCGTACCGCGTCTTCACGCCGTTCTTCCGCGCCTGGACCGCCCGCGGCTGGCATTCACCCGCCGACACCGGTCCGTCCCTTGTGGACTGGGTGGAACCGCCGCGGTCGCTGAAGATCCCGAAGGCGCCCGCCGTCTCCGCGACGCTGCCCGAGCCCGGCGAGCAGGCCGCACTCGACGTCTGGCACGAATTCCTGGACGACGGCATCGAGACCTACGACGAGGACCGCGACCGGCCGGACCGTGAAGGCACCACCCGGCTGTCGCCGTACCTGCGCTGGGGCTGCATCCACCCGCGGACGATCTTGGCCGACCTGGCGGGTGACGACCGCGTCGGCGCGAAGTCGCTGCGCAGCGAGATCTGCTGGCGCGAGTTCCACGCCGACGTCCTGTGGCACCGCCCGGAAACCGCGCGTGAGAACTACGACCACCGCTTCGACGGGATGAAGTACGACGACGACCGCGAGGCCTTCGAGCGGTGGTGCGCGGGTCGCACCGGTTACCCGATCGTGGACGCCGGGATGCGGCAGCTGCTGGCCGAGGGCTGGATGCACAACCGGGTGCGGATGGTCGTCGCGAGCTTCCTGGTGAAGGACCTGCACCTGCCGTGGTGGCTGGGCGCCCGCCACTTCATGAAGCACCTGGTGGACGGCGACCTGGCGTCGAACCAGCTGAACTGGCAGTGGGTCGCGGGCTGCGGCACCGACGCGGCACCGTACTTTCGCATCTTCAACCCGACAACCCAGGGCGAGAAGTTCGACCCGGCCGGCGACTACGTGCGCAAGTACGTGCCGGAGCTGCGCTCGGTGCCCGGCAAGGCAGTGCACCAGCTGAAGGACCGCCCCGAGGGATACCCGGAACCCATGGTCGACCACGCCCACGAGCGCCAGGTGTCCTTGGAACGGTACGGCAAGATCACCTCGTGA
- a CDS encoding TetR/AcrR family transcriptional regulator has translation MADDVLLDAARSCVLAVGVRRTTLAEIARTARVSRMTVYRRFPDVRSVLAALMTREFSGLLRTASEGGADAAHSRARLVLIAAAGVRALSTDPLFRTLLDVDPELVLPYIVERLGATQKFAEQALHALLDAGHRDGSIRRAPVAVQSRSVLLVVQSFAFSLRPATVDVDEAALMAEFTHVLDAALRP, from the coding sequence GTGGCCGATGACGTGCTGCTCGACGCCGCGCGCTCGTGCGTGCTGGCCGTCGGTGTGCGCCGCACCACACTCGCCGAAATCGCCCGCACCGCCCGCGTCAGCCGGATGACGGTCTACCGCCGCTTCCCCGACGTCCGCAGCGTGCTCGCCGCCCTGATGACCCGCGAGTTCAGCGGGTTGCTGCGCACGGCGAGCGAAGGCGGCGCGGACGCCGCGCACAGCCGCGCCCGGCTCGTGCTCATCGCGGCCGCCGGCGTCCGCGCGCTGTCGACCGACCCGCTGTTCCGCACCCTGCTCGACGTCGACCCCGAGCTCGTCCTCCCGTACATCGTCGAGCGGCTCGGCGCGACGCAGAAGTTCGCCGAGCAGGCACTGCACGCACTGCTGGACGCCGGCCACCGGGACGGCTCGATCCGGCGGGCGCCGGTCGCGGTGCAGTCGAGGTCGGTGCTGCTGGTGGTGCAGTCGTTCGCGTTCTCGCTGCGGCCGGCCACCGTGGACGTCGACGAGGCGGCGCTGATGGCGGAGTTCACCCACGTGCTCGACGCGGCATTGCGGCCATGA
- a CDS encoding ABC transporter ATP-binding protein, producing the protein MPEGTLEIDGISKRYGAKVALDGVSFDVRAGELFGFVGSNGAGKTTTMRIALGVLAADGGEVRFDNRPVTHETRTHIGYMPEERGLYPKMKVLDQLVYLAELHGLSADEAHRNAENWISRLGLADRRKDEVQKLSLGNQQRVQLAAALVHDPAVLVLDEPFSGLDPLAVDVMSGVLREKSAAGVPVVFSSHQLDLVERLCDRVGIIRDGRMVAVGTVAELTSGARSKLVVTAPAASNGWAAGLPGVRVLEHHGTTTVLDLEPGADDQAVLAAALATGPVTEFSRRRRSLTELFRDAVSDGAVTEGEPR; encoded by the coding sequence ATGCCTGAGGGGACACTGGAGATCGACGGGATCTCCAAGCGCTACGGCGCCAAGGTCGCGCTGGACGGCGTCTCGTTCGACGTCCGCGCGGGCGAGCTGTTCGGCTTCGTCGGCAGCAACGGCGCCGGCAAGACCACCACCATGCGGATCGCGCTGGGTGTGCTGGCCGCCGACGGCGGTGAAGTGCGCTTCGACAACCGGCCGGTCACCCACGAAACCCGCACGCACATCGGCTACATGCCGGAGGAACGCGGGCTGTACCCGAAGATGAAGGTGCTCGACCAGCTCGTCTACCTGGCCGAGCTGCACGGGCTCAGCGCCGACGAGGCCCACCGCAACGCCGAGAACTGGATCAGCAGGCTCGGGCTGGCCGATCGCCGCAAGGACGAGGTGCAGAAGCTCAGCCTCGGCAACCAGCAGCGCGTCCAGCTGGCCGCGGCGCTGGTGCACGACCCCGCGGTGCTGGTGCTCGACGAGCCGTTCTCCGGCCTCGACCCGCTCGCCGTCGACGTGATGAGCGGCGTCCTGCGGGAGAAGTCCGCGGCAGGGGTGCCGGTCGTGTTTTCCAGCCACCAGCTCGACCTCGTCGAGCGGCTGTGCGACCGGGTCGGGATCATCCGCGACGGCCGGATGGTCGCCGTCGGCACGGTCGCCGAACTGACCTCGGGCGCGCGCAGCAAGCTCGTCGTGACGGCGCCGGCCGCGAGCAACGGCTGGGCCGCGGGCCTGCCCGGCGTGCGCGTGCTGGAGCACCACGGCACCACCACCGTGCTCGACCTCGAACCGGGCGCGGACGACCAGGCCGTGCTGGCTGCCGCGCTGGCGACCGGGCCGGTCACCGAGTTCAGCCGCCGTCGCCGCTCGCTCACCGAGCTGTTCCGCGACGCCGTGTCCGATGGCGCTGTCACCGAGGGGGAACCGCGATGA
- a CDS encoding FAD-binding oxidoreductase produces the protein MNALIDHRLRRSWTEEAAGAAPLPARAARWLEQRIGQTAPGAAPTADLPVEIPSPKLAKPAEEALAEVVGAENVLVDAPARLARATGLSYLDLVRRRRPTVDFPVPDAVVLPADPDEVQAVLDVCVRHDVGVVPFGGGTSVVGGVAALRGEKTSVIALDLVRLDALVSVDAESRIAVLQAGVRGPEAERLLAGHGLTLGHVPQSFERATIGGFAATRSAGQASSGYGRFEDMVTGVRLATPRGPWKLGVAPASAAGPDLRQLAIGSEGTLGVITEVALRVRPAPPVRRYEGYALPGWTAGAEAVRDLAQHHALADVTRLSDVDETEVSLALNAGVKTAALRRYLAARGVRRPCFLIVGWEGTAHDVALRRRETARRLKASGAVRVGKALGESWRHGRFAGPRQRDTLLDMGICVETLETAAYWSNVDELRDDVRAALTAALGKAIIMCHISHAYETGASLYFTVLTARDEADPAGQWQRAKAAACEAIAGLGTISHHHAVGVDHAPYLSAEIGALGVEVLRAAKSAVDPTGILNPGKLV, from the coding sequence GTGAACGCTCTTATTGACCACCGCCTCCGCCGGTCCTGGACCGAGGAAGCCGCCGGCGCCGCCCCGCTGCCCGCGCGTGCGGCCAGGTGGCTTGAACAGCGTATAGGCCAGACGGCCCCCGGTGCTGCTCCGACGGCCGATTTGCCGGTGGAAATACCGTCACCGAAACTGGCAAAACCTGCTGAGGAAGCGCTTGCTGAAGTGGTCGGCGCGGAGAACGTGCTGGTCGACGCCCCGGCCCGGCTCGCGCGGGCGACCGGGCTGTCCTACCTCGACCTCGTGCGGCGCCGCCGTCCCACAGTGGACTTCCCGGTGCCCGACGCGGTCGTGCTGCCCGCCGATCCGGACGAGGTCCAGGCCGTGCTCGACGTCTGCGTCCGGCACGACGTCGGCGTCGTGCCCTTCGGCGGTGGAACGTCGGTGGTCGGCGGCGTCGCCGCCCTGCGCGGTGAGAAGACGTCGGTGATCGCGCTGGACCTCGTCCGGCTCGACGCGCTGGTGTCGGTGGACGCCGAGTCGCGCATCGCCGTCCTGCAGGCGGGCGTCCGCGGGCCCGAAGCCGAGCGGCTGCTCGCCGGGCACGGCCTGACGCTCGGGCACGTCCCGCAGTCGTTCGAGCGCGCCACGATCGGCGGCTTCGCGGCGACGCGCTCGGCCGGCCAGGCGTCGTCGGGCTACGGGCGGTTCGAGGACATGGTCACCGGCGTGCGGCTGGCCACCCCGCGCGGCCCGTGGAAGCTCGGCGTCGCCCCGGCGTCCGCGGCCGGGCCGGACCTGCGCCAGCTCGCGATCGGCAGCGAGGGCACGCTCGGCGTGATCACCGAAGTCGCGCTGCGGGTGCGGCCGGCGCCGCCGGTCCGGCGCTACGAGGGCTACGCGCTGCCGGGCTGGACCGCCGGCGCCGAAGCGGTGCGGGACCTCGCGCAGCACCACGCGCTCGCCGACGTCACCCGGCTGTCCGATGTGGACGAAACGGAGGTGTCGCTCGCGCTGAACGCGGGGGTGAAGACGGCGGCACTGCGTCGTTACCTCGCCGCAAGGGGCGTGCGGCGGCCGTGTTTCCTCATCGTGGGCTGGGAAGGCACCGCGCACGATGTGGCGCTGCGCCGCCGTGAGACGGCTCGGCGGCTGAAAGCCTCGGGTGCCGTGCGCGTCGGGAAGGCCCTCGGCGAATCGTGGCGGCACGGCCGGTTCGCCGGGCCCCGGCAGCGGGACACGTTGCTGGACATGGGCATCTGCGTCGAGACGCTCGAGACGGCCGCCTATTGGTCCAATGTGGACGAATTGCGCGACGACGTCCGCGCGGCGCTGACGGCCGCTTTGGGCAAAGCCATCATCATGTGCCACATTTCGCACGCCTACGAAACCGGTGCGTCGCTCTACTTCACGGTGCTGACGGCCCGAGACGAAGCCGACCCGGCCGGCCAGTGGCAGCGCGCGAAGGCGGCGGCCTGCGAGGCGATCGCCGGGTTGGGCACGATCTCGCACCACCACGCCGTCGGCGTCGACCACGCGCCGTACCTGAGCGCGGAGATCGGTGCGCTGGGCGTCGAAGTGCTGCGCGCGGCCAAGTCCGCGGTGGACCCGACCGGGATCCTCAACCCGGGAAAGCTGGTGTGA
- a CDS encoding DUF6498-containing protein yields MTEQPGRLAAYWERQLDRLEEGERKRARHLPGRRTRKHRRPLVVVLVVADLTMIAGATRFKVAPEWVFAAFWLSGLVAGGFAFLTLRVLTGRMSNSFSRLLDEREREWRHRVTYIGYQALSYLMVIALLYGLFIGGTENGGLRGAMMLSALLVTGTTIPAVVLGWSLPDDDPEDFEEGMGNA; encoded by the coding sequence ATGACCGAACAACCGGGCCGACTCGCGGCCTACTGGGAACGCCAGCTCGACAGGCTGGAGGAAGGCGAACGGAAACGGGCCCGGCACCTGCCGGGCCGGCGCACCCGGAAGCACCGGCGGCCGCTCGTTGTCGTCCTGGTCGTCGCCGATCTGACCATGATCGCCGGCGCGACGCGGTTCAAGGTGGCGCCGGAATGGGTCTTCGCGGCGTTCTGGCTGAGCGGGCTGGTCGCCGGCGGCTTCGCGTTCCTGACCCTGCGCGTGCTGACCGGGCGGATGAGCAACAGCTTCTCGCGCCTGCTGGACGAACGCGAGCGCGAGTGGCGCCACCGCGTCACCTACATCGGCTACCAGGCGCTCAGCTACCTGATGGTGATCGCGCTGCTGTACGGCTTGTTCATCGGCGGCACCGAAAACGGCGGCCTCCGCGGCGCGATGATGCTGTCCGCACTGCTGGTCACCGGCACCACCATCCCGGCCGTCGTGCTGGGCTGGTCGCTGCCGGACGACGACCCCGAGGATTTCGAAGAGGGGATGGGGAATGCCTGA
- a CDS encoding S-(hydroxymethyl)mycothiol dehydrogenase yields the protein MPYEVQGVVSRAKGEPVSLETVLVPDPGPGEAVVNVQACGVCHTDLHYREGGINDEFPFLLGHEAAGVVEAVGEGVTDLEPGDYVILNWRAVCGTCRACKRGKPWYCFSTFNAAQPMTLQDGTKLSPALGIGAFLEKTLVHSGQCTKVDRAAEPAVAGLLGCGVMAGLGAAINTGAVTRGDSVAVIGCGGVGDAAIAGAKLAGATTIIAIDRDDRKLDWARDFGATHTVNSTNLTEAQVVEAMQDATHTFGPDVVIDAVGRPETWRQAFYGRDLAGTVVLVGVPTPDMRLNDLPLIDFFSRGGSLKSSWYGDCLPSRDFPMLVDLYLQGRLPLDKFVTERIGVDGVEQAFERMHHGDVLRSVVTF from the coding sequence ATGCCGTACGAGGTCCAGGGGGTTGTTTCGCGGGCGAAGGGCGAGCCCGTCTCGCTGGAGACCGTCCTCGTGCCCGATCCCGGTCCCGGCGAAGCCGTCGTGAACGTCCAGGCCTGCGGGGTCTGCCACACCGACCTGCACTACCGCGAAGGCGGGATCAACGACGAATTCCCGTTCCTGCTCGGCCACGAGGCCGCCGGGGTCGTCGAGGCCGTCGGCGAAGGCGTCACCGATCTCGAGCCGGGCGACTACGTCATCCTCAACTGGCGCGCCGTCTGCGGCACCTGCCGGGCCTGCAAGCGCGGCAAGCCGTGGTACTGCTTCTCGACCTTCAACGCCGCCCAGCCGATGACCCTCCAGGACGGCACCAAGCTGTCGCCCGCCCTCGGCATCGGCGCCTTCCTCGAGAAAACCCTTGTCCACAGCGGACAGTGCACGAAGGTCGACAGGGCAGCCGAGCCCGCCGTTGCCGGGCTGCTCGGCTGCGGTGTCATGGCCGGGCTGGGTGCGGCCATCAACACCGGCGCCGTCACGCGCGGTGACTCGGTCGCGGTCATCGGCTGCGGTGGTGTCGGGGACGCCGCCATCGCCGGCGCGAAGCTGGCCGGCGCCACCACCATCATCGCGATCGACCGGGACGACCGGAAGCTCGACTGGGCCAGGGACTTCGGCGCCACGCACACCGTGAACAGCACGAACCTCACCGAGGCGCAGGTCGTCGAGGCGATGCAGGACGCGACGCACACCTTCGGCCCCGACGTCGTCATCGACGCGGTCGGCCGCCCCGAAACCTGGCGGCAGGCGTTCTACGGGCGCGACCTGGCCGGCACGGTCGTGCTCGTCGGCGTCCCGACGCCGGACATGCGGCTGAACGACCTGCCGCTGATCGACTTCTTCTCGCGCGGCGGCTCGCTCAAGTCGTCGTGGTACGGCGACTGCCTGCCCAGCCGGGACTTCCCGATGCTCGTCGACCTCTACCTGCAGGGCCGGCTGCCGCTCGACAAGTTCGTCACCGAGCGCATCGGCGTCGACGGCGTCGAGCAGGCCTTCGAGCGGATGCACCACGGTGACGTCCTGCGCAGCGTGGTGACGTTCTGA
- a CDS encoding glycerol-3-phosphate dehydrogenase/oxidase: MTSGSLNARRRERELAELASGERVDVVVVGGGVTGTGIALDAASRGLSVALVEAHDLAFGTSRWSSKLVHGGLRYLAHGELGLAHESAVERGILMTRTAPHLTRAMPQLFPLYPGTSRVQERVVAAGLRAGDVLRRAARTPSSVLPGPRSIPSLEALALAPGLSPHGLRGALLAYDGALVDDARLVVSLARTAASFGARILTRLSATSLSADRLQVRDGPSGSTVDIHARQVINATGVWAGTLTGSVRLRPSLGSHLVLAPGTVPMGTTSVNISLPGETNRFVFLLPQPDGRVYLGLTDEPVSGPIPSAPVVPESDVDFLLSLASSVLARPLTRADVAGSYAGLRPLVEGTSGRSADLSRKHAVLAAPDGLLTVVGGKLTTYRRMAEDAVDAAVRLTGLTASPCRTARLPLLGAAPRPELSLLDATPRLVARYGTEAPRVAALGELDAEFAAPVAPGTEITAAEVVWAVRNEGALDVEDVLERRTRLSLIPSDAEAARARVAELVDKSLAGLA; this comes from the coding sequence ATGACGTCCGGCTCGCTCAACGCGCGGCGCCGCGAACGCGAGCTTGCGGAGCTGGCATCGGGCGAGCGGGTCGACGTCGTCGTGGTGGGCGGCGGCGTCACCGGCACGGGTATCGCGCTGGACGCGGCGTCGCGGGGCCTGTCGGTGGCGCTGGTGGAGGCGCACGACCTGGCGTTCGGGACGTCGCGCTGGTCGTCGAAGCTGGTCCACGGCGGCCTGCGGTACCTGGCGCACGGCGAACTCGGCTTGGCGCACGAGAGCGCGGTGGAGCGCGGGATCCTGATGACGCGCACGGCACCGCACCTCACGCGCGCGATGCCGCAGCTGTTTCCGCTGTACCCCGGCACTTCCCGCGTGCAGGAGAGGGTGGTCGCGGCCGGTTTGCGCGCCGGCGACGTGCTGCGCCGGGCGGCGCGCACGCCGTCGTCGGTGCTGCCGGGGCCGCGCTCGATCCCCTCTTTGGAGGCGCTGGCGCTGGCACCGGGTCTTTCGCCGCACGGTTTGCGCGGCGCCTTGCTGGCCTACGACGGCGCGCTGGTCGACGACGCGCGACTGGTGGTTTCCCTCGCCCGGACGGCGGCCTCGTTCGGCGCACGAATCCTCACGCGGCTGTCGGCCACTTCGCTTTCGGCGGACCGGCTTCAGGTGCGCGACGGTCCTTCCGGTTCCACTGTGGACATCCACGCACGCCAGGTGATCAACGCGACCGGGGTGTGGGCAGGGACGCTGACGGGTTCAGTGCGGCTGCGGCCGTCGCTCGGTTCACACCTGGTGCTGGCGCCGGGGACAGTGCCGATGGGGACGACGTCGGTCAACATCAGCCTGCCCGGCGAGACGAACCGGTTCGTCTTCCTGCTCCCCCAGCCGGACGGGCGCGTCTACTTGGGACTCACCGACGAGCCCGTTTCGGGACCGATCCCTTCCGCACCGGTGGTTCCCGAGTCCGATGTGGACTTCCTGTTGTCGCTGGCTTCGTCGGTGCTCGCCCGGCCGCTGACCCGGGCGGACGTCGCCGGGTCGTACGCGGGGTTGCGGCCACTGGTCGAGGGAACGAGCGGCCGGTCGGCGGATCTTTCCCGCAAGCACGCGGTCCTGGCGGCCCCGGACGGGCTGTTGACCGTGGTGGGCGGGAAGCTGACGACCTACCGCCGGATGGCCGAGGACGCGGTCGACGCGGCGGTGCGGCTGACCGGGCTGACCGCTTCCCCGTGCCGCACGGCCCGGTTGCCGTTGCTGGGGGCGGCTCCCCGGCCGGAGTTGTCCCTGCTGGACGCGACGCCCCGGCTGGTGGCCCGCTATGGCACGGAAGCCCCGCGCGTGGCGGCGTTGGGCGAGCTGGACGCCGAGTTCGCGGCCCCGGTGGCGCCGGGCACGGAGATCACGGCGGCCGAGGTGGTGTGGGCGGTCCGGAACGAGGGGGCGTTGGACGTCGAGGACGTCCTGGAGCGCCGGACGAGGCTGTCGTTGATCCCCTCGGACGCCGAGGCCGCGCGGGCGCGGGTGGCGGAACTTGTCGACAAATCGCTCGCAGGCTTGGCCTGA
- a CDS encoding GNAT family N-acetyltransferase, whose translation MAEVRPAGPGDVSAIHRFGEAHVRAHYTPLIGAAAAEAQVRDWWNETHVGAAVSAGLVVVAEAGGELLGVGQRGRCGADHVVYKLYVHPGQRGRGLGPRLLDALAAQLPTGTGRLYIEHFAANERAGAFYEREGFAVDRIVPSSTGDPALAVVWRIKFLTR comes from the coding sequence GTGGCTGAGGTGCGGCCGGCGGGACCCGGCGACGTGAGCGCGATCCACCGGTTCGGCGAAGCCCACGTCCGGGCCCACTACACCCCGCTGATCGGCGCGGCCGCCGCCGAAGCGCAGGTCCGCGACTGGTGGAACGAGACGCACGTCGGCGCGGCCGTGTCGGCCGGGCTCGTGGTCGTCGCCGAGGCCGGCGGCGAGCTCCTCGGCGTCGGGCAACGCGGCCGCTGCGGGGCCGACCACGTGGTCTACAAGCTCTACGTCCACCCCGGACAGCGCGGCCGCGGGCTCGGTCCACGGCTGCTCGACGCCCTGGCCGCGCAGCTGCCCACCGGCACCGGACGGCTGTACATCGAACACTTCGCGGCCAACGAGCGAGCCGGCGCGTTCTACGAGCGCGAAGGCTTCGCCGTCGATCGGATCGTGCCGAGCTCCACCGGTGATCCCGCGCTCGCGGTCGTCTGGCGCATCAAGTTCCTCACGAGGTGA
- a CDS encoding gamma-glutamylcyclotransferase family protein, translating to MHVDGVGHPLDAAPDGWRDRMAVLAYGSNANPSKITWLRARLGLEGPVVVAHARCAGLAAVWAAGFRVVDDQRPATLTALPGVEEHAIWFVTPDQLAVLDRCEGRGTRYHLARLTEPDITLEDGTRLIDVHTYVGAAPIRYPLLVDGAPVRTSDVPQTEAARLDGVAADGHGVPCEVVTPAFPG from the coding sequence GTGCACGTCGACGGCGTCGGGCACCCGCTCGACGCCGCGCCGGACGGCTGGCGAGACCGGATGGCCGTGCTGGCCTACGGCTCGAACGCGAACCCGTCGAAGATCACCTGGCTGCGTGCCCGGCTCGGCCTCGAAGGCCCGGTCGTCGTGGCGCACGCACGCTGCGCCGGGCTGGCCGCGGTGTGGGCGGCCGGCTTCCGCGTGGTCGACGACCAGCGCCCGGCCACCCTCACCGCGTTGCCGGGCGTCGAAGAGCACGCCATCTGGTTCGTGACGCCGGACCAGCTCGCCGTCCTCGACCGCTGCGAAGGCCGCGGCACCCGCTACCACCTGGCCCGGCTGACCGAGCCCGACATCACCCTCGAAGACGGCACGCGCCTGATCGACGTCCACACCTACGTCGGCGCCGCGCCGATCCGCTATCCCCTGCTGGTCGACGGCGCGCCGGTGCGCACCTCCGACGTTCCGCAGACCGAAGCGGCCCGGCTCGACGGCGTCGCGGCCGACGGCCACGGCGTGCCTTGCGAGGTCGTCACACCAGCTTTCCCGGGTTGA